From Schizosaccharomyces pombe strain 972h- genome assembly, chromosome: II, the proteins below share one genomic window:
- the syj1 gene encoding inositol-1,4,5-trisphosphate 5-phosphatase 1 — protein MQCLLREKPRSLALVNKDHALMFHSVPQNKNSLSVCVAEFTALSEKPLEGFRKISSHRIYGTLGLIELEGSNFLCVISGASEVARVRDKERVFRIMEVCFYSVNRSNWDHIRQENYSPDIPDGYDTDTQGYDSYKYAAEPFSSLRKLLTNGSFYFSLDFDITTRLQLRTSQTMTEPQYDSMHTQFMWNEFMLRQLIKFRSHLNGDEKSALDGCRFFTCAIRGFASTEQFKLGIQTIRLSLISRLSSLRAGTRFLSRGVDDDGNVANFVETETILDSSKYCVSYCQVRGSIPIFWEQEGVQMFGQKIDITRSLEATRAAFEKHFTSLIEEYGPVHIINLLGTGSGERSLSERLRQHIQLSPEKDLIHLTEFDYHSQIRSFEDANKIRPMIYSDAETFGFYFENNEGQSIVVQDGVFRTNCLDCLDRTNVIQNLVSRVFLEQVMIYTRQNAGYDFWQVHSTIWANNGDALARIYTGTGALKSSFTRKGKLSIAGALNDLSKSVGRMYINNFQDKGRQETIDLLLGRLIDQHPVILYDPIHEYVNHELRKRENEFSEHKNVKIFVASYNLNGCSATTKLENWLFPENTPLADIYVVGFQEIVQLTPQQVISADPAKRREWESCVKRLLNGKCTSGPGYVQLRSGQLVGTALMIFCKESCLPSIKNVEGTVKKTGLGGVSGNKGAVAIRFDYEDTGLCFITSHLAAGYTNYDERDHDYRTIASGLRFRRGRSIFNHDYVVWFGDFNYRISLTYEEVVPCIAQGKLSYLFEYDQLNKQMLTGKVFPFFSELPITFPPTYKFDIGTDIYDTSDKHRVPAWTDRILYRGELVPHSYQSVPLYYSDHRPIYATYEANIVKVDREKKKILFEELYNQRKQEVRDASQTSYTLIDIAGSVAGKPNLIPHLPANGVDKIKQPSSERSKWWFDDGLPAKSIAAPPGPEYRLNPSRPINPFEPTAEPDWISNTKQSFDKKSSLIDSIPALSPAPSSLARSSVSSQRSSTSIIPIKPNKPTKPDHLVAPRVKPLLPPRSGSSSSGVPAPNLTPVNVPPTPPPRKSSASQRSGDLLASSPEESSISWKPLV, from the coding sequence ATGCAATGTCTGCTGAGGGAAAAGCCAAGATCCTTGGCCTTAGTCAATAAGGACCATGCTCTTATGTTTCATTCGGTTCCTCAGAACAAAAACTCTTTATCAGTATGTGTTGCAGAATTTACGGCATTGTCAGAAAAGCCGTTAGAAGGATTTCGAAAAATCTCCAGTCATCGAATTTATGGTACTCTAGGTCTGATTGAATTAGAAGGGTCCAATTTTTTGTGCGTGATTAGTGGAGCTAGTGAGGTAGCACGTGTGCGAGATAAAGAAAGAGTTTTTCGTATCATGGAGGTCTGCTTTTACAGTGTTAATCGTTCAAACTGGGATCACATTCGACAAGAAAATTACTCGCCTGATATTCCGGATGGTTACGATACCGATACCCAAGGCTATGATTCTTACAAGTATGCCGCTGAACCATTCAGTAGTCTCAGAAAGCTATTAACAAATGGAtcattttacttttctctCGATTTTGACATTACTACCCGACTGCAACTTCGTACGTCTCAAACAATGACGGAGCCTCAATATGATAGCATGCATACTCAATTTATGTGGAACGAATTTATGCTTAGACAGTTGATCAAATTTCGCTCCCATTTGAATGGGGATGAAAAGAGTGCATTGGATGGATGTCGCTTCTTTACATGTGCCATCAGAGGTTTTGCGAGCACCGAACAATTTAAGTTAGGAATTCAGACTATTCGGCTTTCTTTAATATCTAGACTGTCTTCGCTTCGCGCTGGTACCCGATTCTTGTCACGTGGCGTAGATGATGATGGAAACGTTGCTAACTTTGTTGAGACGGAGACAATCCTCGATTCCTCTAAATACTGTGTAAGCTATTGTCAGGTCCGTGGCAGtattccaattttttgggAACAAGAAGGTGTTCAAATGTTTggtcaaaaaattgatataaCTCGCTCTTTAGAAGCAACTCGAGctgcttttgaaaaacacTTTACCAGTCTTATTGAAGAATACGGACCAGTGCACATAATCAATCTTTTAGGGACAGGTTCGGGAGAACGCAGTTTATCTGAGCGTCTGAGACAGCATATTCAACTTTCTCCggaaaaagatttaatacATTTAACGGAGTTTGACTATCATTCTCAAATTAGATCCTTTGAAGATGCCAATAAAATACGCCCAATGATTTATAGCGATGCAGAAACTTTCGGGTTTTATTTTGAGAACAACGAAGGACAATCCATTGTGGTACAAGATGGTGTTTTTCGCACCAATTGTTTGGATTGCTTAGACCGAACAAATGTTATTCAGAATCTTGTTTCAAGAGTGTTTTTAGAACAAGTTATGATATATACTCGGCAAAATGCTGGTTATGATTTTTGGCAAGTTCATTCAACGATTTGGGCAAATAATGGTGATGCCTTAGCTCGCATTTACACCGGAACAGGAGCACTTAAATCTAGTTTCACTAGAAAGGGAAAGTTAAGTATAGCGGGTGCACTTAATGATCTCTCTAAAAGCGTCGGCAGAATGTATATCAATAACTTTCAAGATAAGGGGCGACAAGAAACAATTGATTTGCTTCTTGGCAGATTAATTGACCAACATCCTGTTATTTTGTATGATCCAATTCATGAGTATGTTAACCATGAGCtgagaaaaagagaaaacgAATTTTCTGAACATAAGAAtgtcaaaatttttgttgctAGTTATAACTTGAATGGATGTTCTGCTACTACAAAGTTAGAAAACTGGTTATTTCCCGAAAACACACCTTTGGCAGACATCTATGTGGTTGGATTTCAAGAAATAGTGCAATTAACTCCGCAGCAAGTAATAAGTGCTGACCCAGCCAAACGTCGTGAATGGGAGTCATGTGTCAAACGCTTATTAAACGGTAAATGTACATCTGGACCTGGATATGTTCAATTACGTTCTGGACAACTGGTTGGTACAGCACTAATGATATTTTGTAAGGAGTCATGTTTGCCCAGTATCAAGAACGTGGAAGGAACGGTTAAGAAAACTGGTCTTGGTGGAGTTTCCGGAAACAAAGGTGCTGTTGCCATCCGATTTGATTACGAAGATACCGgtctttgttttattacTTCTCATTTAGCAGCGGGTTACACAAATTACGATGAAAGAGATCATGACTATCGAACTATTGCTAGTGGATTAAGATTTAGGCGTGGTCGTTCCATATTCAATCACGATTATGTGGTATGGTTTGGTGACTTTAATTATCGTATTTCATTGACATATGAAGAAGTCGTACCTTGTATCGCGCAAGGGAAGTTAAGTTACCTTTTTGAATACGATCAATTAAATAAGCAGATGCTTACCGGAAAAGTCTTTCCGTTTTTTTCAGAGTTACCGATTACCTTTCCTCCTACGTACAAATTTGACATAGGAACAGACATATATGATACCTCGGATAAGCATAGAGTTCCTGCCTGGACCGATCGTATTTTATATCGTGGAGAATTAGTTCCCCATAGTTATCAATCTGTACCTTTGTACTACTCCGATCATAGACCCATTTATGCCACATATGAAGCAAACATTGTTAAAGTTGATagagagaagaaaaaaatactgtTTGAAGAGCTTTATAATCAGAGAAAGCAGGAAGTTAGAGATGCTAGTCAGACTTCTTATACTCTGATTGATATTGCTGGGTCTGTTGCGGGTAAACCTAATTTAATTCCCCATCTTCCTGCCAATGGAGTTGACAAAATTAAGCAACCAAGTAGTGAACGTAGTAAGTGGTGGTTTGATGATGGTCTCCCTGCGAAGTCAATAGCTGCTCCTCCAGGCCCAGAATATAGGTTAAATCCGTCGCGTCCTATCAATCCCTTTGAGCCTACCGCAGAGCCCGACTGGATATCCAACACAAAACAATCATTTGATAAGAAATCGTCATTAATAGACAGTATCCCCGCATTAAGCCCGGCACCTTCTTCGTTGGCCAGAAGCAGTGTTAGTTCTCAACGCAGCTCAACCTCAATTATTCCCATTAAACCCAACAAGCCAACTAAACCAGATCATTTGGTTGCTCCAAGGGTAAAACCATTGCTTCCACCTCGGTCTGGTTCTTCCTCTTCTGGTGTACCGGCACCCAACTTGACACCCGTTAATGTTCCTCCCACTCCTCCTCCTCGCAAGTCTTCTGCTTCTCAACGAAGCGGTGAT